In a genomic window of Sphingomonas faeni:
- a CDS encoding HAD family hydrolase: protein MSDALPSFRLPAEQAAYAAVLADLAGRDRGDEAVMVFREPSDPDAAVVADSMIRAGNVSDALYARLLAAVDRLYAPPPVTRAVAFDAFGTLVHIGRKRHPFERLIRQARDQAQALPSPMVQSIGLADYAAALGLPHPDAELAMLDEELATIAPYPDTLDALRRVRETGVRVAVASNLALPYAAPLKALLGDLVDVWHFSFDAAAIKPDRAFYAGLTDLLGCEASELLMVGDTWRDDIVGAVKAGSRARWIDREGRASYARRFIAIRDLSDAYPDRRRAAQMTELELVRGGIDANLDDLHAQQWALEAANFRQILRDAPETEKAAAKRALNDHYDTRDQPETSRAALMHSAISTIAARKA from the coding sequence ATGAGCGATGCCCTTCCGAGTTTCCGCTTACCAGCCGAGCAGGCCGCCTATGCGGCCGTGCTGGCTGACCTCGCCGGTCGTGATCGAGGAGACGAGGCGGTCATGGTATTCCGCGAGCCGTCCGACCCGGACGCGGCGGTGGTCGCAGACTCCATGATCCGCGCCGGCAATGTCAGCGACGCGCTGTACGCCCGCCTGCTCGCTGCTGTTGATCGGCTCTATGCTCCACCGCCGGTCACCCGCGCGGTCGCATTCGATGCGTTCGGCACGCTGGTCCATATCGGCCGCAAGCGGCATCCGTTCGAACGGCTGATCCGGCAGGCCCGGGACCAGGCGCAGGCCCTGCCCTCGCCGATGGTCCAGTCGATCGGCCTCGCGGACTATGCCGCTGCACTGGGGTTGCCGCACCCGGACGCCGAACTAGCGATGCTGGATGAGGAATTGGCGACGATCGCGCCCTACCCCGATACGCTGGATGCCCTGCGTCGGGTTCGTGAGACGGGAGTGAGGGTCGCCGTCGCCTCTAACCTCGCCCTGCCCTACGCGGCCCCGCTAAAGGCCCTCCTGGGCGATCTGGTGGATGTCTGGCACTTCTCCTTCGATGCAGCGGCGATAAAGCCTGACAGGGCGTTCTACGCCGGCCTGACGGACCTTCTGGGATGCGAGGCCAGTGAACTGCTGATGGTGGGCGATACCTGGCGCGATGATATCGTCGGCGCCGTCAAGGCTGGATCCCGTGCTCGCTGGATCGATCGCGAGGGCCGTGCTTCCTACGCCCGCCGCTTTATCGCTATTCGCGACCTGAGTGACGCTTATCCCGATCGCCGGAGAGCCGCGCAAATGACGGAGCTAGAACTCGTCCGCGGCGGCATTGATGCGAACCTTGACGACCTTCACGCTCAGCAGTGGGCGCTTGAGGCAGCAAACTTTCGGCAGATCCTTAGGGATGCCCCGGAGACGGAAAAGGCAGCTGCTAAGCGGGCGCTGAACGATCATTACGATACGCGTGATCAGCCCGAAACCAGCCGTGCTGCCCTGATGCACAGCGCGATCTCGACTATCGCTGCACGTAAAGCATGA
- a CDS encoding IS3 family transposase (programmed frameshift), with translation MSKTTNKFAPEVRERAVRMVFDHERDHPSRWAAVVSIAEKIGCVPQTLHEWVKKAEVNSGKRAGVPTEVADKVKALEREVRELRQANEILRKASAYFCAGGARPPVPAMIAFIDDHRDAYGVEPICRVLPIAPSTYHERVAQRQDPTRLSARARQDALLKAEIARVFAENFAVYGVRKVWRQMIREGVPVARCTVARLMREMGLAGVIRGKPVRTTISNKAAPCPLDHVNRQFYAPAPNMLWVSDFTYVATWAGFVYVAFVIDTYARRIVGWRASRTAHASFVLDALEQALHDRRPAHRGGLIHHSDRGSQYVSIKYTERLAEAGIEPSVGSVGDSYDNALAETINGLYKAEVIHRRGPWRSFEAVEYATLEWVDWFNHRRLLEPIGNIPPAEAEDQYYAAADNIDMAA, from the exons ATGAGCAAGACGACGAACAAGTTTGCGCCGGAAGTTCGCGAACGCGCGGTACGGATGGTTTTCGACCACGAGCGGGATCACCCCTCGCGATGGGCAGCGGTGGTGTCGATCGCGGAGAAGATCGGCTGCGTTCCGCAGACACTGCATGAGTGGGTGAAGAAGGCTGAGGTCAACAGCGGCAAGCGTGCCGGTGTCCCGACCGAGGTTGCCGACAAGGTGAAGGCACTCGAGCGCGAGGTCCGTGAGCTGCGTCAGGCCAACGAGATTCTGCGCAAGGCGTCCGCATATT TTTGCGCAGGCGGAGCTCGACCGCCCGTTCCGGCGATGATCGCGTTCATTGACGATCACCGCGATGCCTATGGGGTCGAGCCGATCTGCCGTGTCCTGCCGATCGCCCCATCGACCTATCACGAGCGCGTCGCGCAGCGACAGGACCCGACACGCCTGTCGGCGCGGGCACGGCAGGATGCGCTCCTAAAGGCTGAGATCGCGCGCGTGTTCGCCGAGAACTTCGCGGTCTACGGCGTGCGCAAGGTCTGGCGGCAGATGATACGAGAGGGCGTGCCCGTCGCCCGCTGTACGGTCGCGCGACTGATGCGCGAGATGGGCCTGGCAGGCGTAATCCGGGGTAAGCCAGTGCGCACCACGATCAGCAACAAGGCGGCGCCGTGCCCGCTCGATCACGTCAACCGCCAGTTCTACGCGCCAGCGCCGAACATGCTGTGGGTCTCAGACTTCACCTACGTCGCGACCTGGGCGGGGTTCGTCTACGTCGCCTTCGTCATCGATACCTATGCTCGCCGGATCGTCGGCTGGCGGGCCAGCAGGACGGCTCATGCCAGCTTCGTCCTCGATGCGTTGGAACAGGCGCTTCACGATCGTCGGCCGGCCCATCGGGGCGGCCTCATCCATCATAGCGACCGCGGGTCGCAATATGTGTCCATCAAGTACACCGAGCGCCTCGCCGAGGCCGGGATCGAGCCCTCGGTTGGCAGCGTCGGCGACAGCTACGACAACGCTTTAGCAGAGACGATCAACGGCCTCTACAAGGCCGAGGTCATCCATCGCCGTGGACCTTGGCGATCCTTCGAAGCGGTGGAATACGCGACCCTCGAATGGGTCGACTGGTTCAACCATCGACGGCTGCTGGAGCCAATCGGCAACATCCCGCCTGCCGAAGCCGAAGATCAATATTATGCTGCCGCAGACAACATCGATATGGCTGCGTGA
- a CDS encoding AAA family ATPase encodes MIVPKVVMVGDPEQLQAIEAGAAFRSVTERHGAAEITEIRRQREDWQRDATRALATGRTGEAIHAYDGRGMVHAAETREAARGALVDGWDRARQAESGNSRIILTHTNAEVRELNEEARGRLRASGDLGDDVAVKTERGDRQFATGDRIMFLRNERGMGVKNGTLATIERVSAEGMAVRLDDGRGVAFDTKDYTHVDHGYAATFHKSQGVTVDRAHILATPGMDRHSAYVGMSRHRDSMQVHYGHDDFVDRGQLVRALSRDRGKDMAGDYAKPEQDQARAFADRREIRFPERARQVVEKVRDKARGMFDGFRPKAFPSKVEGLAIEKATSSERIAADRSPAPSQARAIERYGRAAADIVRMTDKGLPVLAHQKQALAKAGDVLDQTRPHAARDLASAITRDPRLARDAAEGNTRVAAKAMETERQVRIDPEKRADRFMELWQVMTDAKTNMERAGDRAGAEKLGKRMESIASRLHRDPQLESVLRRRAPELTPGRERGRSVGQELAQSIQPTRDRDRDRDMSR; translated from the coding sequence TTGATCGTCCCCAAGGTCGTCATGGTTGGCGACCCCGAGCAGTTGCAGGCGATCGAGGCGGGTGCTGCGTTCCGCAGCGTCACCGAGCGCCACGGCGCGGCCGAGATCACCGAGATACGCCGGCAGCGTGAAGACTGGCAGCGCGACGCGACGCGGGCGCTGGCGACTGGGCGGACCGGCGAGGCGATCCATGCCTATGACGGTCGCGGCATGGTCCATGCGGCCGAGACGCGGGAAGCGGCGCGGGGCGCGCTGGTCGACGGTTGGGATCGTGCGCGCCAAGCCGAATCAGGCAACAGCCGGATCATCCTCACCCATACCAACGCCGAAGTTCGCGAGCTGAATGAGGAGGCGCGGGGCCGGTTGCGCGCGAGCGGCGACCTTGGCGACGACGTGGCGGTGAAAACCGAACGCGGCGATCGGCAGTTCGCTACTGGCGACCGCATCATGTTCCTTCGCAACGAGCGCGGCATGGGGGTCAAGAACGGTACGCTCGCCACGATCGAGCGGGTATCGGCCGAGGGCATGGCGGTGCGCCTCGATGACGGGCGCGGCGTCGCGTTCGACACCAAGGACTATACCCATGTCGATCATGGCTATGCGGCAACGTTCCACAAATCGCAGGGCGTGACGGTCGACCGGGCGCACATTCTCGCCACCCCCGGCATGGACCGCCACAGCGCCTATGTCGGCATGTCGCGGCACCGTGACAGCATGCAGGTCCATTATGGCCACGACGATTTCGTCGATCGGGGCCAGCTCGTCCGCGCCCTGTCGCGCGACCGCGGCAAAGACATGGCGGGCGACTATGCCAAGCCCGAGCAGGACCAGGCGCGCGCGTTCGCCGATCGGCGCGAGATCCGGTTCCCGGAACGCGCCCGCCAGGTGGTCGAGAAGGTACGCGACAAGGCGCGAGGCATGTTCGACGGTTTCCGGCCGAAGGCTTTCCCGAGCAAGGTCGAGGGGCTGGCGATCGAGAAGGCGACGTCGTCGGAGCGTATCGCAGCCGATCGGTCGCCGGCACCCTCGCAGGCCCGTGCGATCGAACGTTATGGCCGCGCTGCAGCCGATATAGTCCGGATGACGGACAAGGGGTTGCCGGTGCTGGCGCACCAGAAGCAGGCGCTGGCGAAGGCGGGCGACGTGCTCGACCAGACCCGGCCCCATGCTGCGCGTGACCTTGCCAGCGCGATCACGCGCGACCCCCGGCTTGCGCGCGACGCGGCCGAGGGCAACACGCGTGTCGCGGCCAAGGCGATGGAGACGGAGCGGCAGGTCCGCATCGACCCTGAGAAACGCGCCGACCGGTTCATGGAGCTGTGGCAGGTCATGACGGATGCGAAGACCAACATGGAGCGCGCCGGCGACCGTGCGGGTGCGGAGAAGCTAGGCAAGCGCATGGAGAGCATCGCGAGCAGGCTGCACCGCGACCCGCAACTCGAATCCGTGTTGCGGCGTCGCGCCCCCGAGCTGACGCCCGGCAGGGAGCGCGGTCGGTCGGTCGGGCAGGAGCTGGCGCAGTCGATACAGCCTACCCGCGACCGCGACCGCGACCGCGACATGAGCCGTTAA
- a CDS encoding DUF6118 family protein, whose protein sequence is MDNDIQEGGDPAEAFDRLRAVVEGQDRELALLRRAVEGLAAERAHIDVPDYTETLGAMQQGVNTATARINAIGQILAQAPALAMTPEQMAQRIAAAGSAARRDDQAMLSKAGEDKARVIAELRAVAGSAWIKHDQKNRQLWFGLGGMTAGILLWMMLPGLVARELAPTSWQWPEKLAARSLGVDTVWEGALRMAATGSVETWNRMSDGTVIERENRTALAKCRKAAAAAGKLVKCTIMTGPADDGSDKEY, encoded by the coding sequence ATGGACAACGATATTCAGGAAGGCGGCGATCCGGCGGAGGCGTTCGACCGGTTGCGGGCCGTCGTAGAAGGTCAGGACCGCGAGCTGGCGTTGCTACGCCGCGCCGTGGAGGGCTTGGCGGCCGAGCGGGCGCATATCGACGTGCCGGATTATACCGAGACGCTTGGCGCGATGCAGCAGGGCGTGAACACCGCGACCGCGCGGATCAACGCGATCGGCCAGATACTCGCCCAAGCCCCGGCGCTGGCGATGACGCCTGAGCAGATGGCGCAGCGGATCGCGGCCGCGGGCAGCGCCGCCCGGCGTGACGATCAGGCGATGCTCTCCAAGGCTGGCGAGGACAAGGCCCGTGTCATAGCCGAGCTTCGCGCCGTCGCGGGGTCCGCGTGGATCAAGCATGACCAGAAAAACCGGCAGCTATGGTTCGGGCTGGGCGGGATGACGGCCGGCATATTGTTATGGATGATGCTGCCGGGGCTGGTCGCCCGTGAACTGGCACCGACGAGTTGGCAATGGCCAGAGAAGCTGGCGGCACGCAGCCTTGGTGTCGATACCGTGTGGGAGGGAGCGTTGCGAATGGCGGCGACCGGATCGGTCGAGACCTGGAACAGGATGTCCGATGGTACCGTCATCGAGCGGGAGAACCGGACAGCCCTGGCGAAGTGCCGCAAAGCCGCCGCAGCAGCAGGCAAGCTCGTCAAATGCACGATCATGACGGGACCGGCGGACGACGGTTCGGACAAAGAGTACTAG